A single region of the Brassica rapa cultivar Chiifu-401-42 chromosome A03, CAAS_Brap_v3.01, whole genome shotgun sequence genome encodes:
- the LOC103860270 gene encoding galacturonosyltransferase 8, translating to MANHHRLLRGGGSPAISSSGGRIRLTAFVATIALSLFTLSFLFASESNNDSPDLLLPGIGSIRRSMLDIKPDPLKPRLLQIRKQADDHRSLALAYASYARKLKLENSKLVRIFADLSRNYTDLINKPSYRSLHDSDGSSSIDESTLRQFEKEVKERIKMTRQVIAEAKESFDNQLKIQKLKDTIFAVNEQLTKAKKQGAFSSLIAAKSIPKGLHCLAMRLMEERIAHPEKYTDEGKDKPAELEDPSLYHYAIFSDNVIAASVVVNSAVKNAKEPWKHVFHVVTDKMNLGAMQVMFKLKEYKGAHVEVKAVEDYTFLNSSYVPVLKQLESSNLQKFYFENKLENATKDTTNMKFRNPKYLSILNHLRFYLPEMYPKLHRILFLDDDVVVQKDLTGLWEIDMDGKVNGAVETCFGSFHRYAQYMNFSHPLIKEKFNPKACAWAYGMNFFDLDAWRREKCTEEYHYWQNLNENRALWKLGTLPPGLITFYSTTKPLDKSWHVLGLGYNPSISMDEIRNAAVVHFNGNMKPWLDIAMNQFRPLWTKHVDYDLEFVQACNFGL from the exons ATGGCTAATCACCACCGACTCTTACGCGGCGGCGGATCTCCGGCGATTAGCAGCTCCGGTGGCAGAATCAGACTCACAGCTTTCGTCGCCACTATCGCACTCTCCCTCTTCACTCTCTCGTTCCTCTTCGCTTCCGAGTCTAACAACGACTCACCTGATCTCCTCCTTCCC GGAATCGGATCCATCAGAAGATCCATGCTGGATATCAAACCGGATCCGCTCAAGCCGCGCCTCCTCCAGATCCGGAAACAAGCCGACGACCACCGATCGTTAGCCCTAGCCTACGCGTCCTACGCGAGGAAACTCAAGCTCGAGAACTCGAAGCTCGTGAGGATCTTCGCGGATCTCTCGAGAAACTACACAGATCTGATCAACAAACCTTCCTACCGATCTCTCCACGACTCCGACGGATCGTCCTCCATCGACGAATCCACGCTTCGTCAGTTCGAGAAAGAGGTCAAGGAACGGATCAAGATGACTCGCCAGGTGATCGCCGAAGCGAAAGAATCGTTCGATAACCAGCTCAAGATCCAGAAGCTCAAGGACACGATCTTCGCCGTCAACGAGCAGCTGACCAAGGCCAAGAAGCAAGGCGCCTTCTCCAGCTTGATCGCCGCGAAATCGATCCCGAAAGGATTGCATTGCCTCGCGATGAGGCTGATGGAAGAGAGGATCGCTCATCCGGAGAAGTACACTGATGAAGGGAAGGATAAACCAGCGGAGCTAGAGGATCCGAGTCTTTACCATTACGCGATCTTTTCTGATAACGTGATCGCAGCTTCGGTGGTGGTGAACTCAGCTGTGAAGAACGCGAAGGAGCCGTGGAAGCACGTGTTCCACGTGGTGACTGATAAGATGAATCTCGGGGCGATGCAGGTTATGTTCAAGCTCAAGGAGTATAAAGGAGCTCACGTGGAAGTGAAAGCTGTGGAGGACTACACGTTTTTAAACTCTTCGTATGTTCCCGTGTTGAAGCAGTTGGAGTCTTCGAATCTCCAGAAGTTCTATTTCGAGAATAAGCTCGAGAACGCGACTAAAGATACAACCAATATGAAGTTTAGGAACCCGAAGTATCTGTCTATATTgaaccacttgaggttttattTGCCTGAGATGTACCCGAAGCTGCATAGGATACTCTTCTTGGATGATGACGTGGTTGTGCAGAAGGATTTGACTGGGCTTTGGGAGATTGATATGGATGGGAAAGTGAATGGAGCTGTAGAGACTTGTTTCGGTTCGTTCCATCGGTATGCTCAGTACATGAACTTCTCGCATCCTTTGATCAAAGAGAAGTTTAATCCCAAAGCTTGCGCGTGGGCTTATGGGATGAACTTCTTCGATCTTGATGCTTGGAGAAGAGAGAAGTGCACTGAAGAGTATCACTACTGGCAAAACCTG AATGAGAACAGGGCTCTGTGGAAGCTGGGGACGTTGCCACCGGGGCTGATCACGTTTTACTCGACCACAAAGCCGTTGGACAAATCGTGGCATGTGCTTGGGTTGGGTTATAATCCGAGCATTAGTATGGATGAGATCCGTAACGCTGCGGTGGTACACTTCAACGGTAATATGAAGCCGTGGCTGGACATAGCTATGAACCAGTTTAGGCCGCTTTGGACCAAACACGTTGACTACGACTTGGAGTTTGTCCAGGCTTGCAATTTCGGACTCTGA
- the LOC103860271 gene encoding ER lumen protein-retaining receptor, with amino-acid sequence MGKRRGVSAVNVVFGWLRKQSKKVKIALGVILSLLLVVFLKFTVKNYNHFFIASELIHAAGIIILIYKLTRQKTCSGLSLKSQEVTAVFLAVRLICSINMEGDIHTVLDFATLVSTLWVIYMIRFTLKASYIKSLDTCHNYYVLVPSAILALIIHPKTSYNYIHSVMWAFCVYSESVSVLPQLRLMQNAQIIEPFTAHYVFALGIARFLACAHWLIQVFETRGRYLWLIGAGYFWFPVALVAELIQTFILADFCYYYVKSVMEGQLVLKMPV; translated from the exons ATGGGAAAAAGAAGAGGAGTCTCCGCAGTGAACGTGGTTTTCGGGTGGCTGAGAAAGCAATCGAAGAAGGTTAAGATAGCTTTAGGGGTCATCCTCTCTCTGCTCCTCGTCGTGTTTCTTAAATTCACCGTTAAGAATTACAATCACTTCTTTATCGCCTCCGAGCTCATCCATGCAGCCGGAATCATAATCCTCATCTACAAACTCACCCGACAAAAGACTTGCTCCG GTCTTTCTTTAAAGTCTCAAGAAGTGACAGCAGTGTTTCTTGCGGTGAGACTGATCTGCAGCATAAACATGGAAGGTGATATCCATACAGTTCTCGATTTCGCCACGTTGGTTTCGACGCTATGGGTCATTTATATGATTCGGTTTACGCTGAAAGCATCTTATATAAAGAGTCTTGACACCTGCCACAATTACTATGTG CTTGTTCCATCTGCTATTCTTGCGTTGATTATCCACCCGAAAACGAGTTATAACTACATACACAGTGTCATGTGGGCTTTTTGCGTTTACTCTGAATCAGTCTCTGTTCTGCCTCAGCTTCGATTAATGCAAAATGCCCAA ATCATAGAGCCTTTCACAGCTCATTACGTGTTTGCACTGGGAATCGCTAGATTCTTAGCATGCGCTCATTGGCTTATCCAG GTCTTTGAGACGCGTGGACGTTACCTATGGCTGATCGGCGCTGGTTACTTTTGGTTCCCGGTGGCTCTAGTAGCCGAGCTCATTCAAACCTTCATCCTTGCCGACTTCTGCTACTACTATGTCAAAAG tGTTATGGAGGGTCAGCTCGTACTGAAGATGCCGGTTTAG